A window of Methylocystis sp. IM3 contains these coding sequences:
- a CDS encoding thymidylate synthase, with amino-acid sequence MSKAKMLAPPPPLVIDDTNLSRAWARLLLQVLDGAGTEVAPLILSLSGFTQSGAPLEDPAVRQALDRLLMRKGRLVIDDVAFTIFPQRLWEMSRGDRKRFFTLYCATFPRWQAMNRKANGRGLYFERLAMYGRGPCDGNQLEWILSQFNSRTGVRRSMLQATTFDPGRDHVASAQLGFPCLQHVSFEPTAAGLVTNAFYATQQIFDKAYGNYLGLAQLGAFMAQEMGMPLARLNVMVGVAKLERITKNDADFAPLIVAAQALVTPPAVPSARRATVAMAIGAAR; translated from the coding sequence ATGAGTAAGGCGAAGATGCTCGCGCCGCCGCCGCCCCTGGTGATCGACGACACCAATCTCTCGCGCGCTTGGGCGCGGCTGCTGTTGCAGGTTCTTGACGGTGCTGGCACCGAGGTCGCGCCATTGATCCTGAGCCTGAGCGGCTTCACCCAGAGCGGCGCACCTCTCGAAGACCCGGCGGTGCGCCAAGCCCTCGATCGGCTACTCATGCGCAAAGGGAGACTTGTGATAGACGACGTCGCGTTCACCATTTTCCCGCAGCGCCTCTGGGAAATGTCGCGCGGCGACCGGAAACGCTTCTTTACCCTCTATTGCGCCACATTCCCGCGTTGGCAGGCAATGAACCGTAAGGCCAATGGTCGCGGCCTCTATTTCGAGCGCCTAGCCATGTACGGTCGTGGCCCCTGCGACGGCAATCAACTGGAGTGGATCTTGTCTCAGTTCAATTCGCGAACAGGCGTGCGCCGCTCGATGCTGCAGGCAACCACCTTCGATCCGGGCCGCGACCATGTGGCCAGTGCGCAGCTCGGCTTTCCCTGCCTACAGCACGTGAGCTTCGAGCCGACCGCGGCCGGACTTGTCACCAACGCGTTCTATGCCACACAGCAGATCTTCGACAAGGCCTATGGCAACTATCTCGGCCTGGCACAGCTTGGCGCGTTCATGGCCCAAGAGATGGGTATGCCGCTTGCGCGCCTCAACGTTATGGTCGGGGTCGCCAAGCTTGAGCGGATCACCAAAAACGACGCTGATTTCGCGCCGCTGATCGTCGCCGCTCAGGCCCTCGTGACGCCGCCCGCTGTGCCGTCAGCGCGGCGCGCCACAGTCGCTA
- a CDS encoding ImmA/IrrE family metallo-endopeptidase: MSMMRTFKPSFDRRALATQAMQAAAATRAKAKLDQAGPICIYGLCETLGVAVRFNNINMEGMYQRGLPPRIHLSARRPLPRRAYNCAHELGHHVFGHGSSIDELREDAKAQPWEDPKEFLADTFAGFILMPIIGLRRAFSVRGWTPETATSAQIFTIACEFGVGYATLLTHLSAGVNMLSRGRAAALQRVTPKALRIDILGALTPEPLIVVDRHRTAPTLDAEVKTLLLLPPGTEVTGGGLAFERDFAAGRLFRAVKPGIFQATARDWAVFVRIAPIQKSEPYGYVGLAQFRHLEEDPDE, translated from the coding sequence ATGAGCATGATGCGCACCTTCAAGCCCAGCTTTGATCGCCGCGCCCTGGCGACCCAAGCCATGCAGGCCGCCGCAGCGACGCGGGCGAAGGCCAAGCTCGACCAAGCGGGCCCGATCTGCATCTACGGGCTTTGCGAGACACTGGGCGTCGCGGTGCGGTTTAACAACATTAATATGGAAGGGATGTATCAGCGGGGCCTCCCACCGCGCATCCATCTCTCCGCGCGACGGCCGCTGCCGCGCCGCGCCTACAATTGCGCGCACGAGCTCGGCCATCATGTTTTCGGCCATGGCTCTTCGATCGACGAACTGCGTGAGGACGCCAAGGCGCAGCCATGGGAAGACCCGAAGGAATTCCTGGCCGACACCTTCGCTGGCTTTATTCTCATGCCGATCATCGGCCTGCGCCGCGCCTTCTCGGTCCGAGGCTGGACCCCCGAAACGGCGACGTCGGCGCAGATCTTCACCATCGCCTGCGAGTTCGGCGTTGGTTACGCGACGCTTCTGACCCACCTCTCAGCAGGCGTGAACATGTTGTCGCGCGGTCGCGCCGCCGCTTTGCAACGCGTCACCCCAAAGGCGTTGCGCATCGACATCCTGGGCGCGCTGACGCCCGAACCGCTGATCGTCGTCGACCGCCATCGCACCGCGCCCACCTTGGATGCAGAGGTCAAAACGCTGCTCCTTCTGCCGCCCGGCACCGAGGTGACGGGCGGTGGGCTCGCGTTCGAACGCGACTTTGCAGCCGGACGCCTGTTCCGGGCGGTGAAGCCGGGAATATTCCAGGCGACCGCTCGCGACTGGGCCGTCTTCGTGCGCATCGCCCCGATCCAGAAAAGCGAGCCATACGGCTATGTCGGTCTCGCGCAATTCCGCCATCTGGAGGAGGACCCGGATGAGTAA